One Pseudorhodoplanes sinuspersici DNA segment encodes these proteins:
- a CDS encoding glycosyltransferase family 2 protein, whose translation MSPSNVSAEAADRPLVTIAIPTFDRAALLRGCIQSALAQTYENIEVLVSDNASPDDTQQVLREFNDKRLRVLTQETNIGLLPNWNACLAAAKGEYVVFVSDDDRIAPWLISRCLEIVEQQPTIPIVVTLCNFRMPELRQTRPPHKSRLIRTGITDGTDILLEFLKDEVTVAMCGILLRTEVLRSGGGFPLDFPHTADVAAWAPVLCGNKAGFINEACATYNFHRESETARLGVTQILLDAWKMVNRISHAADKRIEDEQLRETVKLEARRGFARRSLAYLAHYRSNGASLNDVATFVWRFRDNMIVVDKLSLVRFIAIVLCPRPLADGIRYIRKTLAGGWRDRQTAVKLG comes from the coding sequence ATGTCGCCCTCCAACGTTTCGGCTGAAGCTGCAGACCGCCCCTTAGTCACGATCGCCATTCCGACATTTGATCGGGCTGCGCTATTGAGAGGGTGCATTCAGTCGGCCTTGGCGCAAACCTATGAGAATATCGAGGTTCTCGTATCTGATAATGCGTCACCGGACGACACCCAACAGGTGTTGCGGGAGTTCAACGATAAAAGGTTGCGGGTGCTGACACAGGAGACAAATATCGGTCTCCTCCCAAACTGGAATGCGTGTTTGGCGGCGGCTAAGGGCGAGTATGTCGTTTTCGTTTCCGATGACGACAGAATAGCGCCGTGGCTGATCAGTAGATGCCTCGAGATCGTCGAACAACAGCCGACGATTCCGATTGTTGTTACGTTGTGCAATTTTCGCATGCCGGAACTGAGGCAAACGAGACCGCCTCATAAAAGTCGGCTCATTCGAACGGGTATTACGGATGGGACCGACATATTGTTGGAATTTCTGAAAGACGAGGTCACGGTCGCGATGTGCGGCATCTTGCTGCGGACCGAAGTGTTACGGTCAGGAGGAGGCTTTCCTCTCGATTTTCCTCACACGGCCGATGTCGCTGCGTGGGCACCGGTTCTATGCGGAAACAAGGCAGGTTTTATCAACGAGGCATGCGCGACCTACAACTTTCATCGAGAATCGGAGACGGCCAGGTTGGGGGTCACGCAAATTCTGCTTGATGCTTGGAAGATGGTAAATCGCATTTCGCATGCCGCTGACAAGAGGATAGAGGACGAGCAGCTGCGTGAGACTGTTAAGCTGGAAGCAAGGCGCGGCTTCGCCCGGCGTAGCCTCGCTTACCTCGCGCACTATCGTAGCAATGGCGCCAGTCTGAATGACGTTGCCACATTCGTGTGGCGCTTCCGGGACAATATGATTGTGGTCGACAAATTGTCGCTCGTCAGATTCATCGCGATCGTTCTTTGTCCAAGGCCCCTGGCCGACGGAATTCGATACATCAGGAAAACCCTGGCGGGAGGGTGGCGAGATCGTCAAACCGCTGTCAAGCTCGGGTAG
- a CDS encoding O-antigen ligase family protein, which translates to MAYLTENDIGTERRANELATPHYFTTILVSIIIINIFTVLYHLLNSPLFNTISNAACIMLIGYAGFTVVRSQNNSTTNIVYIVAACIFTFLSILFNFGNSSITDGIKYLSIYVFYAAGYARATQVRPAEIRYVYFLAGLPILFFLTIGSSRVPEFVQLNIGNTFSYFANANAATLYFSALIFTMATQLGMRAILLQFVNVALMNKIGVAVATVAAICLWIVIPLRKESIIGLIVFAVVAVVALWVGAFDRALATFNSMSLLVDLGPDNVSRMSFRRLVELTGTTDLSGFFRIIHWANIWDIYSSGSFITKLFGYGIGQSQHLTVLQFVPHNDYLRILAEYGPLNLLIFSCFLLHVLFSLKTGHTKVLFMVLLIYFFSENLIDHFPSMTLYFTYAGRFAAMPDRELPKRRRVA; encoded by the coding sequence ATGGCGTACTTGACTGAAAATGACATCGGAACAGAACGTCGCGCCAACGAATTGGCCACCCCACACTACTTCACGACGATCCTCGTTTCGATCATCATCATCAATATCTTTACCGTCCTGTATCATTTACTAAATTCGCCGCTATTCAATACCATCAGCAATGCTGCCTGCATCATGCTGATTGGGTACGCGGGCTTTACCGTCGTTCGGTCGCAGAATAACAGCACCACGAACATCGTTTATATTGTCGCGGCCTGCATATTCACCTTCTTGAGCATCCTCTTCAATTTTGGAAACTCTTCGATCACGGACGGAATAAAATATCTTTCCATCTATGTATTTTACGCCGCCGGATATGCCCGCGCAACACAGGTCCGGCCGGCTGAAATTCGATATGTGTACTTTCTTGCAGGGCTACCGATCCTCTTCTTCCTCACGATCGGCAGCAGCCGGGTTCCCGAGTTCGTCCAGTTGAACATAGGAAATACATTCTCCTATTTCGCCAACGCGAATGCGGCCACACTATATTTTTCGGCTCTCATCTTCACCATGGCGACACAGCTCGGCATGCGCGCAATACTCCTTCAATTCGTGAATGTCGCCTTGATGAACAAAATCGGAGTAGCTGTAGCGACCGTAGCCGCCATATGCCTATGGATCGTAATCCCGCTAAGAAAAGAATCAATCATTGGCTTGATCGTCTTTGCCGTCGTTGCCGTCGTCGCCCTCTGGGTAGGTGCTTTTGACCGGGCTTTGGCAACTTTCAATAGCATGAGTCTGCTCGTCGACTTGGGACCTGACAACGTTTCCAGGATGTCATTCAGGCGACTTGTCGAACTTACCGGAACAACGGATCTGTCGGGCTTCTTCCGCATCATTCATTGGGCGAATATCTGGGATATTTATTCGAGCGGCAGCTTCATAACAAAGCTTTTTGGGTACGGGATCGGACAATCACAGCATCTGACCGTCTTGCAGTTCGTGCCGCATAACGACTACCTGCGTATTCTCGCAGAATATGGCCCTCTGAACCTCCTTATTTTCTCGTGCTTTCTGCTGCACGTCCTCTTCAGTCTGAAGACCGGCCACACCAAAGTTCTTTTCATGGTTTTGTTGATTTACTTCTTCTCGGAGAACCTGATCGACCACTTTCCATCAATGACGCTCTATTTTACTTATGCGGGCCGCTTCGCCGCCATGCCCGACAGAGAGCTCCCTAAAAGACGCCGTGTTGCGTGA
- the rfbF gene encoding glucose-1-phosphate cytidylyltransferase, translating to MKVVILAGGYGTRLSEHTSVVPKPLVEIGGRPILWHIMKLYSYHGLNEFVICCGYKGSIIKDYFLNYLPHQGDFTIDLQRNRIETHRNESEPWSVTLVDTGEKTMTGGRLKRVRDYLGNSTFCLTYGDGVSDVNIRELITFHHQQGALATVTAVQQPGRFGALNLSSDRPRATNFREKDSRDGQVINGGFFVVEPEAIDTIDGDETSWEHEPLARLIEQDQLAVYRHRGYWQNMDTLRDKAVLQELWDTGAPPWCVWDKAEAASSKEPSKPAQPEKADQAHF from the coding sequence ATGAAGGTAGTCATTCTTGCCGGCGGTTACGGAACACGACTGAGTGAGCACACGAGCGTGGTGCCCAAACCGCTGGTTGAGATCGGTGGCCGGCCCATCCTTTGGCACATCATGAAACTCTACTCCTATCATGGGCTGAATGAGTTCGTGATCTGCTGTGGTTACAAGGGGTCTATCATAAAGGATTACTTTCTCAATTACCTGCCTCATCAAGGCGATTTCACCATCGATCTGCAACGCAATCGGATTGAGACACATCGCAATGAAAGCGAGCCATGGTCGGTAACACTGGTCGACACCGGCGAAAAAACGATGACCGGTGGCCGGCTCAAGAGGGTGAGAGACTATCTCGGGAATTCGACCTTCTGCCTCACTTACGGTGATGGCGTCAGTGACGTGAACATCCGCGAATTGATTACTTTCCATCACCAGCAAGGCGCGCTTGCGACCGTTACGGCGGTTCAGCAGCCTGGGCGTTTCGGCGCGCTTAACCTGTCTTCGGACCGCCCTCGCGCCACCAATTTTCGCGAGAAGGATTCGCGTGACGGGCAAGTGATCAATGGCGGCTTCTTTGTCGTGGAGCCGGAGGCGATCGATACCATCGACGGCGACGAGACAAGCTGGGAGCATGAGCCGTTGGCCCGTTTGATCGAGCAGGATCAGCTCGCAGTCTATCGCCATCGCGGGTACTGGCAGAACATGGATACGCTTCGCGACAAAGCGGTTCTGCAGGAACTATGGGATACGGGCGCTCCGCCCTGGTGTGTTTGGGATAAGGCGGAAGCTGCGTCTTCCAAAGAACCATCCAAGCCAGCACAACCCGAAAAGGCCGATCAGGCTCACTTTTAA
- a CDS encoding NAD-dependent epimerase/dehydratase family protein → MRILYTGADGYIGAVLGPKLLDRGYDAIGIDTGLYRRGWLFDDGRTRPMVISKDIRQLPESGLTGFDAVVHLAELSNDPLGENDPEITMEINHRGSVEFARKCKAAGISRFVYASSCSIYGAAGAEMKSETSRFDPRTAYARCKVMVEADVKQMMDSRFTPVFLRNATAFGASPRQRFDLVLNNLAGFAFTTGQVRVMSDGTPCRPLVHVDDICEAICCALEAPREAVRGEAFNVGTEAQNYTVREIADIVGETFAGSEVTYGPSGGDDRSYRVSFTKIKERMPSFRCQWSAQRGAAQLKTVFERIQLDDATFNSPPFTRLSELRHLRSTEQLDPRLLWTPINEVVPVAASV, encoded by the coding sequence ATGCGGATTCTTTATACAGGCGCAGACGGCTATATCGGTGCGGTGCTCGGCCCGAAGCTGCTTGATCGCGGTTATGACGCCATCGGGATCGACACCGGACTTTATCGACGCGGTTGGTTGTTCGATGACGGGCGGACCCGGCCAATGGTCATATCTAAGGACATTCGCCAGCTACCTGAATCGGGGCTGACTGGATTTGATGCCGTCGTGCATCTGGCTGAGCTTTCCAATGATCCTTTGGGAGAGAACGATCCCGAAATTACGATGGAGATCAATCACCGCGGTTCGGTCGAGTTTGCGAGGAAATGCAAAGCGGCGGGTATCTCGCGTTTTGTCTATGCGTCGTCATGCAGCATCTATGGTGCCGCGGGCGCTGAAATGAAATCAGAAACGTCCCGTTTCGATCCAAGAACAGCTTACGCACGCTGCAAGGTGATGGTTGAAGCCGATGTCAAGCAGATGATGGATTCGCGGTTCACGCCGGTATTTCTGAGGAATGCCACAGCTTTTGGTGCATCGCCTCGTCAGCGTTTTGATCTCGTTTTGAATAACCTGGCCGGCTTTGCATTCACGACAGGGCAGGTTCGTGTTATGAGCGACGGAACGCCATGTCGCCCCCTCGTTCATGTTGATGATATTTGCGAGGCGATTTGCTGTGCGCTCGAAGCGCCGCGAGAGGCGGTGCGCGGTGAAGCGTTCAATGTTGGTACTGAAGCGCAGAATTATACGGTTCGTGAAATTGCTGACATCGTCGGCGAGACGTTTGCCGGAAGCGAAGTCACATATGGCCCGAGCGGCGGAGATGATCGCAGCTATCGTGTGTCTTTCACGAAGATCAAGGAGCGCATGCCAAGTTTTCGTTGTCAGTGGAGCGCACAGCGTGGTGCAGCTCAATTAAAGACTGTTTTCGAGCGGATCCAACTGGATGACGCGACATTCAATTCTCCGCCATTCACGCGTTTGTCCGAACTGCGGCATTTGCGTAGCACCGAGCAACTCGATCCGCGGCTTTTATGGACACCAATCAATGAGGTGGTTCCTGTTGCAGCAAGCGTCTGA
- a CDS encoding LuxR C-terminal-related transcriptional regulator — protein sequence MALILVVDDHSVYRGGLRSVIEARVQQACVFEANDLSAMREYAKAKRYFDLVLIDSKSLSHHSLGLVREVHELSPATRFAVMSTSNTRADVLTCLSAGFHGFVNKLQSAEEILAAVGDLLSGRIYVPRWLADGDDSRADADSHAWKATSVDLFRLTPRQNEVLTLLAQGMSNKEIAHKLHISEGTAKIHTAGLLRAIGARNRTEAAFKAANLLEASSRAASQSQAVTPIPKRLNGTSA from the coding sequence GTGGCTCTGATCTTGGTAGTCGATGATCATAGCGTATACCGGGGGGGTCTCCGTAGTGTGATTGAGGCGAGAGTTCAGCAGGCTTGCGTTTTCGAGGCCAACGACCTCTCTGCGATGCGTGAATATGCCAAGGCAAAGCGCTATTTCGATCTGGTTCTTATCGATTCAAAAAGCCTGAGCCACCATTCGTTGGGATTGGTGCGGGAAGTACACGAACTCAGTCCTGCGACGCGCTTTGCCGTGATGTCCACGTCAAATACGCGGGCAGACGTGCTGACTTGTCTTTCCGCCGGCTTTCATGGCTTCGTGAACAAGCTTCAATCAGCGGAAGAAATATTGGCAGCGGTCGGTGATCTGCTGTCGGGGCGGATTTATGTCCCCCGCTGGCTGGCGGATGGCGACGATAGCCGAGCTGATGCGGACTCTCACGCGTGGAAAGCCACCTCCGTGGATCTCTTTCGGCTGACGCCACGACAGAATGAGGTTTTGACTTTGCTGGCACAGGGCATGTCCAACAAAGAAATTGCTCATAAGCTTCACATATCAGAAGGCACGGCAAAGATTCATACTGCGGGACTCTTGCGGGCTATCGGCGCCCGCAACCGGACTGAAGCCGCATTCAAGGCCGCAAATTTGCTCGAGGCGAGCAGCCGTGCGGCCAGTCAGTCACAAGCTGTGACGCCGATTCCCAAAAGGCTGAATGGCACGAGCGCCTGA
- a CDS encoding lipopolysaccharide biosynthesis protein has translation MPRLLSKGITTSVVILAMRASVMACKFGLAIFVGRYLDLSSLGIYGLAVGAVAIAPVIVGLGMVHVIMRDAVVLPIGQLTNHLRHYWSFTASVYALALIVAAIQTAVFDISGLWILIIIIMIFEHFGNDVFQLLSNLERPLAANVNAFLRGSAWILVYIPIAIWDEHFRSLPALFGFWLAGSASAVALFFLTNLSWPWKAAFAFPFELSWITKTIKNSFLIYISDLSFVASLYIDRYLVTLFLGLELAGIYFLYWSVASAASNLVSMTVLQLQRPLLIKAHHAGAEKHRYLSGNFLRTTTWVTVVLGLATGGAFYVLLPLLKQPSIADHLPAFWLIMAALGMRNIADAGAMVLFTAHRDRIMTITNVASVILMIVAQISLLPLLGLYGAGAAILMTFFGITLWRLRLIFALPREVTKP, from the coding sequence ATGCCTCGGCTGTTAAGCAAAGGCATAACCACTTCAGTCGTCATCTTGGCTATGCGCGCGAGCGTTATGGCCTGCAAGTTCGGCCTCGCCATCTTCGTTGGCCGCTACCTGGATCTATCGTCACTCGGCATATATGGACTTGCCGTAGGCGCCGTCGCGATCGCACCCGTCATCGTCGGCCTGGGCATGGTACACGTCATCATGCGTGACGCCGTCGTTCTACCGATAGGCCAGTTGACGAACCATTTGCGGCACTATTGGTCCTTTACCGCGTCTGTGTATGCGCTGGCGCTTATCGTTGCAGCTATTCAGACGGCTGTCTTCGACATATCAGGGCTATGGATTCTCATCATAATCATTATGATTTTCGAGCATTTCGGAAACGACGTATTCCAGCTTCTCTCGAATCTCGAGCGCCCCCTTGCGGCCAACGTCAATGCTTTCCTCCGCGGTTCTGCGTGGATCTTAGTCTATATTCCCATCGCGATATGGGACGAGCATTTCCGGTCTCTTCCTGCCCTTTTCGGCTTTTGGTTGGCCGGCAGCGCATCGGCGGTCGCGTTGTTTTTCCTCACCAATCTGTCATGGCCATGGAAGGCTGCTTTTGCTTTTCCTTTTGAACTGTCCTGGATCACGAAAACGATCAAAAATTCTTTTCTGATCTACATCAGCGATCTCAGTTTCGTTGCAAGCCTGTATATCGACCGTTATCTGGTCACACTGTTTCTGGGGCTCGAGCTTGCCGGAATCTATTTTCTGTACTGGTCGGTGGCGAGTGCGGCTAGCAACCTCGTCAGCATGACAGTCCTTCAGCTACAGCGACCTCTCCTTATTAAAGCGCATCATGCAGGGGCAGAGAAGCACCGGTACCTGTCCGGCAACTTTCTGAGAACCACAACTTGGGTCACCGTGGTTCTGGGGCTCGCCACCGGAGGGGCTTTTTACGTCCTTTTGCCGCTTCTCAAACAACCCTCGATCGCCGACCATCTTCCAGCTTTCTGGCTGATCATGGCAGCGTTAGGAATGCGCAATATTGCCGACGCCGGCGCGATGGTTCTCTTTACTGCTCATCGCGATCGCATCATGACGATCACCAATGTCGCATCAGTGATCCTCATGATCGTCGCCCAGATCTCATTGCTGCCTCTGCTCGGGCTATATGGCGCAGGAGCAGCCATCCTGATGACCTTCTTCGGAATAACACTCTGGCGACTCAGACTGATCTTCGCCTTACCGCGAGAGGTAACAAAACCGTAA
- a CDS encoding Crp/Fnr family transcriptional regulator: MRAEALAHVGCVKVPPLAYGLHRNDVVVDSRRLSTTSLVPRGRALFWQGEQQSQKIEIVEGVVRAVRLLENGNRQILAFYWPGDVVMPTQSSCQQFTAEAVTNCRVVLTPTSGICHQDEPCGAHQVLSEMLSLVLTMGQKNSIARIAWFLLRIRRHLPEDPRFARAFQLMLPRADIADHVGTSLETVCRTLAEFKVRGLIDLPNRKTIRFINLSGLAEVAGD, encoded by the coding sequence ATGCGTGCAGAAGCTCTTGCGCATGTTGGCTGTGTTAAGGTTCCGCCGCTCGCTTACGGCCTTCATCGAAACGACGTCGTCGTCGATAGTCGCCGCCTTTCAACAACGTCATTAGTTCCGCGAGGGCGTGCTCTCTTCTGGCAGGGTGAGCAACAGTCTCAAAAAATCGAAATTGTCGAGGGTGTCGTTCGGGCTGTTCGACTATTAGAGAATGGTAACCGGCAAATCCTGGCATTCTATTGGCCAGGCGATGTTGTCATGCCAACTCAATCGTCTTGCCAGCAGTTCACCGCCGAGGCCGTGACAAACTGCCGTGTTGTCCTGACGCCGACGTCAGGCATTTGTCATCAGGACGAACCATGCGGCGCTCATCAGGTTTTATCGGAAATGCTATCGCTCGTTCTGACAATGGGCCAGAAGAATAGCATCGCCAGAATAGCTTGGTTTCTTTTGCGTATCCGGCGACACTTACCGGAAGATCCGAGATTCGCCCGCGCGTTTCAGCTGATGTTGCCGCGGGCAGACATTGCGGACCACGTCGGTACCTCGCTTGAAACTGTTTGCAGAACACTGGCCGAGTTCAAGGTCAGGGGACTTATCGATTTGCCGAACCGGAAAACCATCCGTTTCATCAACCTGTCAGGTCTTGCCGAAGTCGCCGGAGATTGA
- a CDS encoding undecaprenyl-phosphate glucose phosphotransferase, with product MALAREATMANNLNRQKNREQIAVPISLNTISPLVAILDFGWIVLLGTAAGLAYHAAALEGNGEISNYIGSGIAVAALYSVFAHAAQLYRASNLLRIRWQVGRSILVWLTTFVFLASLVFILKIGATFSRGAMLAFFTSGLFANAIVRFIVARVCTYVIASNILKPNRVILIGVENDFGSHRATSALECCGYAVVGEFSLPIGPNQTITKKALRSLLREVVRYVRDARVDEVVVAIPWDKQDVIDEIECELRVLPLPVKLVPDDMTERMLRRPVFELGPTKVVELQRAPLSATQRNLKRTMDQICAALGLLLLLPLFGVIAVAIRLETPGPAMFFQTRVGFNGRPFKICKFRTMSTQDDGPIVVQATRNDKRITRLGNLLRRLSIDEVPQLLNVLRGEMSLVGPRPHALAHDNEYDRLIATYAIRHKIKPGITGWAQVNGFRGETPELGMMRQRVENDIWYIEYWSLGLDIRILLLTIARVLKSDNAY from the coding sequence ATGGCACTCGCACGCGAAGCGACCATGGCGAATAACCTCAATCGCCAGAAAAATCGCGAACAGATTGCAGTACCGATTTCGCTCAATACCATATCGCCGCTCGTCGCAATATTGGATTTCGGTTGGATCGTGCTTTTGGGGACCGCGGCCGGTCTCGCTTATCATGCCGCGGCTCTCGAAGGGAACGGGGAGATTTCGAACTATATCGGCTCGGGGATCGCAGTCGCAGCGCTTTACTCCGTATTTGCCCACGCGGCGCAGCTTTACAGGGCGTCGAATTTGCTTCGAATTAGATGGCAGGTGGGCCGATCGATCTTGGTCTGGCTGACAACATTTGTCTTTCTGGCCAGCCTGGTCTTCATTTTGAAGATTGGCGCGACGTTTTCGCGAGGCGCTATGCTGGCGTTCTTCACCAGCGGTTTGTTCGCCAACGCGATCGTGCGCTTTATCGTTGCGCGCGTTTGTACATATGTCATTGCCTCAAACATCTTAAAGCCAAACCGGGTCATTCTGATCGGAGTAGAGAACGATTTCGGCTCCCACCGGGCAACGTCGGCGTTGGAATGCTGCGGCTATGCCGTGGTAGGAGAGTTTTCGCTGCCGATCGGCCCAAATCAAACGATCACGAAAAAAGCCCTGCGCTCGCTTCTGCGTGAGGTCGTTCGTTATGTGCGCGATGCGAGAGTCGACGAAGTCGTTGTCGCCATTCCGTGGGACAAGCAGGATGTGATCGACGAAATAGAGTGCGAGTTGCGTGTGCTACCGCTTCCCGTCAAGCTCGTGCCTGACGATATGACAGAACGCATGCTCCGGCGTCCGGTGTTCGAGCTTGGTCCGACCAAGGTCGTTGAGCTCCAGCGCGCTCCGTTAAGCGCAACCCAGCGCAACCTGAAACGTACGATGGATCAGATTTGCGCAGCGTTGGGTCTGCTTCTTCTGCTGCCGTTATTCGGGGTGATCGCCGTCGCCATACGCCTCGAAACGCCAGGGCCGGCGATGTTTTTTCAGACGCGCGTTGGCTTCAATGGGCGCCCGTTCAAAATCTGCAAATTCAGAACAATGTCCACGCAGGACGACGGGCCGATAGTTGTTCAGGCCACGAGGAACGATAAACGTATAACGCGCTTGGGGAATTTGCTAAGAAGGCTGAGCATCGACGAAGTTCCTCAGCTTCTCAACGTGCTCCGAGGCGAGATGTCGTTGGTAGGTCCGCGCCCTCATGCGCTCGCTCACGACAACGAATATGACCGCCTTATCGCGACGTATGCGATCCGTCACAAGATAAAGCCAGGCATTACGGGCTGGGCTCAGGTGAACGGATTTCGGGGAGAGACGCCGGAATTGGGGATGATGAGGCAGCGTGTCGAAAATGACATTTGGTACATTGAGTACTGGTCGCTTGGGCTCGATATTCGAATCCTGCTGCTGACGATTGCGCGTGTCTTGAAATCGGATAATGCTTATTAG
- a CDS encoding dTDP-4-dehydrorhamnose 3,5-epimerase family protein produces MIFSETKLAGAYVVDIDPQKDNRGHFARVFCEDEFSARGLKFSVVQASVSLNAKRGTVRGLHFQYPPAAEIKYVRCMRGALADVIVDLRPESATYLDHLMIELSAENGRGLYIPERFAHGFITLQDGTEVSYFIGNAYTPAVQGALRYDDPHLKIEWPLPVSVISGRDRKASSVFEIGAELKDRMSVRESMVA; encoded by the coding sequence ATGATCTTCTCTGAAACAAAACTGGCAGGAGCGTACGTCGTCGATATTGACCCGCAGAAGGACAATCGTGGTCATTTCGCTCGCGTCTTCTGCGAAGATGAATTCTCTGCGCGCGGATTGAAATTCTCGGTCGTACAGGCAAGCGTCAGTCTCAACGCAAAGCGTGGTACGGTCCGCGGCCTGCATTTTCAATATCCGCCCGCGGCCGAGATAAAATATGTACGATGCATGCGGGGGGCGCTCGCGGACGTCATTGTCGATCTCCGGCCCGAATCGGCAACATATCTCGACCATCTGATGATCGAGTTGTCGGCAGAGAATGGTCGCGGGCTCTACATACCCGAACGTTTCGCCCATGGCTTTATCACGCTGCAGGACGGTACCGAGGTGTCCTACTTTATCGGCAATGCTTACACACCGGCGGTCCAGGGTGCGCTCAGATACGATGACCCGCACCTCAAAATCGAATGGCCATTGCCGGTCAGCGTTATTTCGGGCCGCGATCGGAAAGCGAGTTCGGTTTTCGAGATCGGAGCGGAGCTGAAAGACCGCATGAGTGTCCGAGAATCAATGGTCGCTTAA
- a CDS encoding class I SAM-dependent methyltransferase produces the protein MLKHETASEVFRATALSAQGSGHSGCRFCGTKLQQVFIDLGLSPLANSYLKQDDLERDEHYFPLRVYVCSECFLVQLEEWESPENIFGDYAYFSSYSTSWLSHAKAYVAGMVTRFGIGPNDKVVEVASNDGYLLQYFVERGIPVLGIEPARNVAEVARTKGIPTRVDFFGEDTARTLREEGMRADLIIGNNVLAHVPDLNDFVSGIKTLLSDKGVVTIEFPHLMRLCAECQIDTIYHEHFSYFSFITAEKIFAAHGLTLFDVEELPTHGGSLRIYAQHSTTGPHRISDRVEDLRTREIDAGFADLGRYLVFEERALQTKRKLLAFLKQAKWAGKRVVGYGAPAKGNTLLNYCGINPELLEYTVDRNPHKQGRFLPGTHIPIYEPERIYATKPDYILILPWNLKDEIINQLSFARSWGAQFVVPIPEPQIVA, from the coding sequence ATGTTAAAGCATGAGACCGCTTCCGAGGTGTTTCGGGCTACGGCATTATCGGCTCAAGGGAGCGGTCACAGCGGTTGCCGGTTTTGCGGCACCAAGCTGCAACAGGTCTTTATCGACCTCGGATTATCTCCCCTTGCAAATTCCTACTTGAAGCAAGACGATCTCGAAAGGGACGAGCATTATTTCCCTCTGCGTGTGTATGTGTGCAGCGAATGTTTTCTGGTGCAGCTTGAGGAGTGGGAAAGTCCGGAAAACATTTTTGGAGACTACGCGTACTTTTCTTCCTACAGCACCTCCTGGCTCAGTCATGCCAAGGCCTATGTCGCCGGCATGGTCACCCGATTCGGGATCGGCCCTAACGACAAGGTTGTCGAAGTCGCGAGCAACGATGGTTACCTGTTGCAGTATTTTGTCGAGCGAGGAATCCCCGTCCTTGGCATCGAGCCGGCGCGGAATGTTGCCGAGGTTGCGCGAACAAAGGGAATCCCCACGCGGGTCGACTTCTTTGGAGAAGATACGGCGCGGACCCTTCGCGAGGAGGGCATGCGCGCTGATCTCATCATCGGAAATAACGTGCTGGCCCATGTCCCAGACTTGAACGATTTCGTCAGCGGCATAAAGACTTTGCTCAGCGACAAAGGCGTCGTTACAATCGAATTTCCGCACCTAATGCGCCTGTGCGCCGAATGTCAGATCGACACCATCTATCATGAACATTTCTCCTACTTCTCGTTCATTACGGCAGAGAAAATCTTTGCAGCACACGGGTTGACGCTCTTCGATGTTGAGGAACTTCCCACACACGGGGGGTCACTGCGCATTTACGCTCAACACAGTACGACCGGCCCTCACCGGATTTCCGATCGTGTCGAGGATCTCCGTACACGCGAGATCGATGCGGGCTTTGCGGATCTTGGCCGGTATCTCGTTTTCGAGGAGCGAGCGCTCCAGACCAAGCGGAAGCTTCTGGCCTTTCTGAAGCAGGCGAAATGGGCGGGCAAACGCGTCGTGGGATATGGTGCCCCGGCCAAGGGTAATACTTTGCTCAACTACTGCGGCATCAACCCCGAACTCCTTGAGTACACGGTCGACCGGAATCCTCACAAGCAGGGCCGTTTCCTCCCTGGAACACACATTCCGATCTACGAACCCGAGCGGATCTACGCAACCAAGCCGGATTACATTCTGATCTTGCCGTGGAATCTGAAGGACGAGATCATCAATCAGCTTTCATTTGCCCGCTCATGGGGGGCGCAATTTGTGGTGCCGATCCCCGAGCCGCAGATTGTCGCATAA